A stretch of DNA from Rothia mucilaginosa:
GGATCGATTCCCGGTCGGGGCTCTCTCATTAATTCATGCGAGAGCACGTATTAATGATGTGGCGGTGTAGCTCAGCTGGTTAGAGCGCACGACTCATAATCGTGAGGTCGACGGATCGAGCCCGTCCACCGCTACGCCCCGATAGCTCAGTGGTAGAGCGCCATCTTGGTAAGATGGAGGTCCCGGGATCGATTCCCGGTCGGGGCTCAGATAAGCCTGTCTCTTCGGAGGCAGGCTTTTTTGTTTGCCTATTGTGTGTGCCTCAAGTCCGGTCTGCAGGTGCCCGGCGCGCGGCTCGACGCCGGGTAGAGCGAAGCCCCCGAGAAAAACTCGGGGGCTTCGTCTTTAGGCTCTAATCAAAGCGTTAGGAGGCGCGGCGCACCACCGGCAGCTGGGACAGCAGCTCGTAGGAGCGCAGGCGGTCCTCGTGCTCCCACGCCTCGGTCATGACGATGAGCTCGTCAGCGCCCGTGCGCGCCACCAGGTCCTCAATACGAGCCTGCGCGGTGGCGGGGGAACCTACGATTGCCTCGGCGGTCATGCGGTCAATGTGCATCTTCTCCGCGTCGGTCCAGACGGCGTCCATATCTTCCACGGGAGGTGCGAACGACAGATTGCCGCGCACCACGCCCAGGAAATGCTGCTGCTGGGTCGTGTACAGGTAACGTGCTCGCTCGTCGGTATCGGCGAGCATTGCGGTCGCACCCACCATGACGTAGGGCTGCTCCAGATGCTCCGAGGGCTTGAAGTTCGCGCGGTAGGTGTCCACCGCCTCCTGCAGCATTGCGGGTGCAAAATGCGAAGCGAACGCGTAGGGAAGACCCAGCTGTGCGGCAAGCTGCGCACCGAACAGGGAAGAACCCAGAATGTACATAGGCACCTTCGAACCCTGACCGGGAGTGGCGTGCACGCGGTGCATGGGGGAGGGATCACCCAGGAAGCGCTGCAGCTGCTGCACCTCGGCGGGGAAGCTCATGGCGGCAGAATCGTCGCGGCGTAGAGCGGCGGCGGTCATCGGGTCAGTGCCGGGCGCACGGCCCACACCCAGGTCAATACGACCGGGATGGAACGCGTTGAGGGTACCGAACTGCTCCGCTACCACGTAAGGTGCGTGGTTGGGGAGCATAATGCCTCCCGAACCCACGCGAATACGCTCGGTTGCGGCGGCAATCTCCGCCATGACCACGACGGTCGCCGAGGACAGCAGGGAACCGGCATTGTGGTGCTCAGCGACCCAGAAACGCTCGTAGCCGTAGGACTCAGCCGCGCGGGCGGCATCGATGGTGTTGAGCATGGTCTGGTGCTGACGCTGATCGGGGCGGTGCGGCATCAGGTCAAGCACCGAAATTTTTACGTTGGAAGACACAACTTTTCCTTCTTGATTGATTGCGGGTACCCATTCAGTCTACGCCTGCTCAGGCTGTAGGGGTAGGGGCGCGCCGGGCGCCTTCGCTAGAAGGTAAACAATGCTAAGAAATACTGCGTGCATCCATGCTGGCTGTTTGCTGATGCGTCCACTCTGCGCGTTCGAGCTGAACACTGTGCATAAGAACGGTAGACTGAAACCATGAGCATTAACCCTGAGATTGTGGGCAGGGTCTACCCGTCCGAGAACACCTACGTTGTCGGCCGTGAAAAGATCCGCGAATTTGCCCGAGCAGTTCACGCAGAAAACCCCCTCCACCACGACGTTGAGGCAGCCCGCGCGGCAGGGTACGCAGATGTGATTGCCCCGCCGACCTTCGCCATTATCCTGGCGCAGGCAGCTGACGCGGCACTCATCAACGACGATTCCGCCGGTATTGATTTCTCCCGCGTGGTGCACGCCGACCAGCGCTTCACCCACCACCGCCCCATCGTTGCCGGTGATGAGCTGCGTACCGAAGTTCACGTGGACTCCGTGCGCGTGATGGGCGCCGGCGCAATGCTGACCACCCGCGAAGAAATCGTTGACGCGCAGGGCGAGCCGGTCACCACCTGCATCTCTTCCCTGCTGGTTCGTGCTGAGGAGGAGAACTAATGGTGCGTTTCGAAGATCTTGAAAAGGGCCGGGACATCGGTTCGCGTACCGTGGAGCTCTCCCGCGCTTCGCTGGTGCGTTACGCTGGCGCATCCGGTGACTTCAACCCGATTCACTGGAACGAGCGTTTCGCTCAGTCTGTGGGTCTGTCCGGCGTGATCGCTCACGGCATGCTGACCATGGGCACCGCCGTGCAGCTCGTGAGCGACTGGGCGGGTGACCCCGGCGCAATCGTGGACTACCAGACTCGATTCACCAAGCCCGTTCCCGTGGCGGATGCGCCCGGCGGCGAAAACCCCGACACCCCCACGAACGCCCTGACCATCAGCGGTAAGGTGGGTGCCCTGAATGAGGAAGAGCGCACCGCCCGCATTGACCTGACCGTCACCGCTCGTGATGAGGAGGGCAAGGAGCAGAAGGTTCTGATGAAGAGCCAGGCTGTGGTTCGTTTCTCGGCATAGATTTTCTGTGTGTAGATAATGTGTGAAAGCCCTGGCGCTACCCGATGCGGTGGTGCCGGGGCTTTTGTGCGCTCGGCTGCATGTGTGGTAGTGGGGCGGTGGCGCTTTTTCTTTGTGGGAGGCGCACCGGAAAATGAAGGCAAAATCACCATAAGGTTTTCGTGACTTTAACGTGTGGTGGGTATTGACCCCGCACAACGACCGGTATTCTTAACCTATGACTGAAAAGCTGTTGAGCGAACTGACCACCGCCCAGGTAGGCGGCCCCGCTAAGACCTACGTCCGCGCCACCTCCGAAGCAGAAATTATCGAAGCAGTCTCCGCTGCAGACGCCGCAGGCGAACCCGTCCTCATCGTGGGCGGCGGCTCCAACCTGCTGGTTTCCGACGAAGGCTTCAACGGAACCGTCGTGCACATCGCCTCCGAAGGCGTAGAGGTTCTGCCCATCCCCGCATGCGGCGGCGCGAACGTGCGCGTGCATGCAGGCACCATCTGGGACGACTTTGTGAAGCTCAGCATCGAGAATGAATGGGTCGGCCCCGCGGCTCTCTCCGGCATTCCCGGCACCGTGGGTGCAACCCCCGTGCAGAACGTCGGCGCATACGGCGTTGAGGTGGGCGAGTTCATCGCCTCCGTACGCACCTGGGACCGCGAAAAGAACACTCAGAAGACCTTCGCGAGCGCAGACCTGCGCTTCGGCTACCGCGACTCGGTACTCAAGCGCGCAACCGTCAACGGCTCGCCCCGCTACGTGGTGCTGACCGTTGATTTCCAGTTCACCCTCGGTAGCCTGTCCTCCCCGATTCGTTACGCTGAGCTGGCGAGGAGCCTGGGTGTTGAGCCCGGTCAGCGCGCCGAATCCGCCCTGGTGCGCCAGAAGGTGCTGGAGCTGCGCGGCTCCAAGGGCATGGTGCTCAACCCCGAGGACCGTGACACTTTCTCTACCGGTTCCTTCTTCACCAACCCGATTGTTCCGCGTTCTACCCTGGAGTCTCTGCCCGAGGGCGCCCCGAACTTCCCGGTGGTCGTGAAGACTTCCCCGTTCACCGCGGGTGTCGAGGACCCCGATCACGTGAAGCTCTCGGCTGCTTGGCTGATTCAGCATGCAGGTTTCGATAAGGGCTTCGGTCTGGAGGGTGAGTCCCGCGAGATCGCTCAGGGTCGTGCGAGCCTGTCGACCAAACACACCCTGGCGATTACGAACCGCGGTGGCGCATCCGCTGAGGATATCTTCGCTATTGCCCGCGCTGTGCGCGACGGCGTGCGTGAACGTTTTGGCGTGACCCTGGTTCCTGAGCCTGTCGTGGTCAACGGCGAAATCTAAGCACCCTCCCAACTGCGAGGGCAGATACAACAAACGCTTCGGGCGGTCTCTTCATCGGGAGACCGCCCGAAGCGTTGTGTTGACCGTTGTATTGACCCGCTGAGCTAGTGGCGAGGCGAGGAGAGGCGCGCCTGCCCCGGCAGGTACGGCCTGCGCTTGGGCGCTGTGCGCGTTGCTGCCAGGGGAGCGGCGGGTAGGTGCTCCATCAACACCTGAACCGCTAGGGGAAGCTTCTGCGGCGGGCTGGGGGCGTGGAAAATCGGCTTATGGCGCGTGGGCCGGTACGGGTAGTATTCCGCGTCCTCGCTGTGGGACCAGACAAGGTTGCCGAACTCGCCGGGAACGGGGGAGAGCACGTTGGCGTAGTAGGCGCGTGCCTGCAGGTCGGTGCGCTCGGAGGCGCCGGTAGATACGCTGCCGGGCACGCGGTCCTGCTCGATGATGAGGGCGCGGACCATGCCGCCTACGGTGCTGACCGCGTTCACATGTAGGGCGAGTAGGTCCCCGTCCTTGTGGTCTACCTGTACCTGCCCGTCCGCGAGGATTCGGGCGCCCATCGTGATACTGCTGGCGATTCCTTCGC
This window harbors:
- a CDS encoding LLM class flavin-dependent oxidoreductase, with translation MSSNVKISVLDLMPHRPDQRQHQTMLNTIDAARAAESYGYERFWVAEHHNAGSLLSSATVVVMAEIAAATERIRVGSGGIMLPNHAPYVVAEQFGTLNAFHPGRIDLGVGRAPGTDPMTAAALRRDDSAAMSFPAEVQQLQRFLGDPSPMHRVHATPGQGSKVPMYILGSSLFGAQLAAQLGLPYAFASHFAPAMLQEAVDTYRANFKPSEHLEQPYVMVGATAMLADTDERARYLYTTQQQHFLGVVRGNLSFAPPVEDMDAVWTDAEKMHIDRMTAEAIVGSPATAQARIEDLVARTGADELIVMTEAWEHEDRLRSYELLSQLPVVRRAS
- a CDS encoding MaoC family dehydratase N-terminal domain-containing protein produces the protein MSINPEIVGRVYPSENTYVVGREKIREFARAVHAENPLHHDVEAARAAGYADVIAPPTFAIILAQAADAALINDDSAGIDFSRVVHADQRFTHHRPIVAGDELRTEVHVDSVRVMGAGAMLTTREEIVDAQGEPVTTCISSLLVRAEEEN
- a CDS encoding MaoC family dehydratase, giving the protein MVRFEDLEKGRDIGSRTVELSRASLVRYAGASGDFNPIHWNERFAQSVGLSGVIAHGMLTMGTAVQLVSDWAGDPGAIVDYQTRFTKPVPVADAPGGENPDTPTNALTISGKVGALNEEERTARIDLTVTARDEEGKEQKVLMKSQAVVRFSA
- a CDS encoding UDP-N-acetylmuramate dehydrogenase — its product is MTEKLLSELTTAQVGGPAKTYVRATSEAEIIEAVSAADAAGEPVLIVGGGSNLLVSDEGFNGTVVHIASEGVEVLPIPACGGANVRVHAGTIWDDFVKLSIENEWVGPAALSGIPGTVGATPVQNVGAYGVEVGEFIASVRTWDREKNTQKTFASADLRFGYRDSVLKRATVNGSPRYVVLTVDFQFTLGSLSSPIRYAELARSLGVEPGQRAESALVRQKVLELRGSKGMVLNPEDRDTFSTGSFFTNPIVPRSTLESLPEGAPNFPVVVKTSPFTAGVEDPDHVKLSAAWLIQHAGFDKGFGLEGESREIAQGRASLSTKHTLAITNRGGASAEDIFAIARAVRDGVRERFGVTLVPEPVVVNGEI